The genomic segment AAATGGCTGTTAGGTATCGTGGCTGGGGTAATATTAATACTTGCAGTGTACTTAACGGTATTTTTTGATTTGAATAGTTTTAAACCGCAAATTGTTGAGGCGGTTGAAAATCAAACTGGACGTACATTTGTCATTAAGGATGATTTGAGCTGGAGTGTATTCCCATCGATTGGCATAAAATTGGGCGGGATATCATTATCTAATCCAGAAAATTTTTCTACTAACAACTTTGTTGAAGTGAATGAAGCTGTTGCCAACGTAGAATTAATGCCGCTATTAAGCCAAGAAGTTGAAATCGCGATGCTTTCATTAGATGGCTTAACGGTCAATATGATAACGCAAAAGGACGGTACCACGAGTATCGATGGTTTGAGTGGTGACAGTTCGGCAGCTGTGGCAGAAGACAAAACGACTGATTCAGCAGCTAAAACAAGTGTTGAACTACAAAGTTTACAAATTGGCGGAGTATCAATCACTAATACCACTATTAATCTGATTGATGAAACGACAGATACGACTCAAGTCTTCAAGCTTAATAGCTTAACATTGGGTGAGTTTTCACTGGGTAATGACGCTGACTTTGCATATGACTTTTTAGCGCAGCTTCCTGATATGACGGTTAACAGTAACGGGGAAGGCAAGCTAAACGTCAGTAAAGACTTGGCTAAATTAGTCATTAACGGCTTCACGATTAATACTGATGTCAGCGGTAAGGGCATTCCTAATAATCAATTATCCACGCAATTAGTGACAGATATAGCCGTTGCACTTGATTCACAAAACGTAGAAGTCATTATTAGCAAATTATCTGCAATGGAAATTGATGCTACAGGTAAGCTAAGTGTCAACTATGGTGCAAAAATCCCGAAAATAAACATGCAAATGGACTTTGGTGACATCGATGTGGATAAGTTAATGCCCGCTTCTGATGAACAAACTCCAGCAGAAACAGAAAAGGTGGCGAGCACGGCACCTGCAACAGAGCCTGACTTATCCGCATTGAAAACCATTGATGTGACTATGGGCGTCACTATTAAGTCAATTAAAGTTGCTAATTTACTAACTCAAAATTGGAAAATGAATGCCACAGTTAAAGATGGTATCGCCAATTTGAGTGAATTTTCTGCAAACCTATATGAAGGTAGTATTCAAGCAACGGCAAAACTTGATGCACGCCAAAAAGTCGCAAGTTATCACTTTGAAGAATCATTGACTGGCGTACAATTCAGGCCGCTACTAAAAGACGCTGCTGATGTGGATTTAATTTCAGGTGCAGCAAACTTCAAAGTTAAAGGCTCTGGTAAAAGTTTAATCCCTGACAATATAAAGAAAAACCTATTAGCGAAAGGGGATTTTGAAATCGCTGATGGTTCACTTTATGGGGTTAATATTCCGCAAATGATCCGCAGTGCGCAAGATAAACTCAAAGGTGATCTTTCTGCGAAAAATACTGAAGAGTTAAAAACAGATTTTACAAGTCTGACAGGCAGCTTTGACTTAAATAGTGCAGTACTGACCAACCCTGATTTAGCGATGTCATCACCACTTATACGTTTAAGCGGTAATGGTAATGCCAATATAGACTCACAAACAGTAGATTATAAATTAACTACGTCTTTAGTGGGTTCTTTAGCAGGACAGGGTGGTGAGAAAGATGCATTAGCGGGCGTTGATATTCCGTTAACGATTACAGGTAGCATGCAAGACCCTAAATTTGGTATCGACACGAGTGCGTTATTTGATGCCAAAATAAAAGGTGAAACCGATAAGCTTAAAGATAGCTTGTTCAAAAAATTAGGAGGGTTTTAATGAAACGTTTTATAGGTTGCTTAAGTTTACTGTTAGTGGGCTGTAGTACAACAAGTACAGATGTCACTGCACAAAACACGGATGTCGATACTGCGAAAGAGACTAAAAGTGTCGTAAAAGCAAAATCAATTTCGCTTGGTGCTGGAGTATCAACAATGGCAGAAACCTTATTAGTCGGCTTTTTAGAAGCTGAAACCTATACAGACTCTACTAAAGCAATGTCGGTAAAACATACGGCAACTAACAGTCAGAGTTATCCTGTTAGCTTGATGTTTAATTCAGGGATGACCGCTGATTTAGGACTTTATGATCCTAAAGGTCAACAAATTTGGTCTTCTTCTCAGGATATGATGTATACCCAAGCATTGCGTACTGTTACGTTAGCACCAGCACAAACAATCGAAACTCGTTTTAGTGTCCCTGCTGCTGTGATGGCAAAAGTGTCAGGACCGGGATATCGATTCAGTGTCAAGTTTGCCGGTAAAGCTGAAGAAAGTGCAATGCCAGTGATAAATGCAGGTTCAACACCTTTGGTTGTTAACTAGCATTTCGTTTCCATTAGCACTAATCAGCGTAAAAAAATGGCAAGTGATATTATCACTTGCCATTTTTATTGGTGGGATTTAATTAGGTAAATAAAACCAATCATTTTTGGTCTAAGTAAC from the Shewanella japonica genome contains:
- a CDS encoding BsuPI-related putative proteinase inhibitor, with product MKRFIGCLSLLLVGCSTTSTDVTAQNTDVDTAKETKSVVKAKSISLGAGVSTMAETLLVGFLEAETYTDSTKAMSVKHTATNSQSYPVSLMFNSGMTADLGLYDPKGQQIWSSSQDMMYTQALRTVTLAPAQTIETRFSVPAAVMAKVSGPGYRFSVKFAGKAEESAMPVINAGSTPLVVN
- a CDS encoding AsmA family protein: MKALKWLLGIVAGVILILAVYLTVFFDLNSFKPQIVEAVENQTGRTFVIKDDLSWSVFPSIGIKLGGISLSNPENFSTNNFVEVNEAVANVELMPLLSQEVEIAMLSLDGLTVNMITQKDGTTSIDGLSGDSSAAVAEDKTTDSAAKTSVELQSLQIGGVSITNTTINLIDETTDTTQVFKLNSLTLGEFSLGNDADFAYDFLAQLPDMTVNSNGEGKLNVSKDLAKLVINGFTINTDVSGKGIPNNQLSTQLVTDIAVALDSQNVEVIISKLSAMEIDATGKLSVNYGAKIPKINMQMDFGDIDVDKLMPASDEQTPAETEKVASTAPATEPDLSALKTIDVTMGVTIKSIKVANLLTQNWKMNATVKDGIANLSEFSANLYEGSIQATAKLDARQKVASYHFEESLTGVQFRPLLKDAADVDLISGAANFKVKGSGKSLIPDNIKKNLLAKGDFEIADGSLYGVNIPQMIRSAQDKLKGDLSAKNTEELKTDFTSLTGSFDLNSAVLTNPDLAMSSPLIRLSGNGNANIDSQTVDYKLTTSLVGSLAGQGGEKDALAGVDIPLTITGSMQDPKFGIDTSALFDAKIKGETDKLKDSLFKKLGGF